The DNA sequence CCGACGCGGCGATCACCGCCGCCCGGCGAGCACTCTGGGACGAGCACCGCATCGTGGTCGAAGCGGGCGCGGCCACCGCCCTGGCGGCCGTACGCACCGCGCCCGGGCCGCTCGGCGAGCGGGTCGCCGTGGTGCTGTGCGGGGCCAACACCGACCCGGCGGACCTGGGTGGCGCCGCTTCCTGAGCGGCGGAGCCGCCCCTCAGGCGGAGCCGTCCTCGCGGACCACCACGACCGTACTGGCCGCGTACTGGACCACCTGCTGGCTCACCGAGCCCAGCAGCGCACCCTTGATGCCGCCGTAGCCGCGGGTGCCGACCACCGTCAGGGCCGCCTCCTTCGAGGCCTCCACCAGCACCTGCGCGGGCGAGCCCTGCTCCACCCGGCGGAAGACCGGAACACCCGGCGAGGTGCCGACCGCCTCCGCCACGGTGTCCGCGAGCTTCTGCCGGGCCGCGTCCTCGGCGTGCACCAGCTCCGTCTGCTCGGCCGGGCTGACGCCGAAGGGGTTGGTGTTCCACTCCCAGCTCATCACGGCGTGCACGCGGCCGCCGATGCCCTTCGCCTGGGCCACGGCCCAGCGCAGGGCCTGCTTCGAGTGGTTCGAACCGTCCACGCCGACGACGATCAGAGGCTCGGTGTTCTGGCTCACGATGGTTCCTCACGTTTCGTCCGAATGATCGTTCTCATCCCTGTATACACGCCGCACCCGGTCCGACCTCGAACGACGATCGTTGCGCGGACCCGAGACTTTGGAGAACAGCAGGGGGCCGCCCCCGCTTGCGAGAGTCGGGAGTACGGGCGGGAGCCGTCCGGCGGATGGGCCGTGGACACGGCCCACGGCAGCGGAACGAGGAGTTCGACGTGGCGCGACGCAATGGATGTCTGATCGGCTGTGCGGTGGCCGGGGTGCTGGGGATCGGACTGCTCGTGGCGCTGCTGTTCGGGGTGGGCAAGGTCATGGACGTGGCCGACAAGACCCTCGTCGACCAGAAGGTGTACGAGGCCGTGAGCGTCGGCGACCCCGAGGCCGAGGTCCGCGCCAAACTGCCGTCCGGCGAAAGCTTCGTCACCTCGGCGCTCAAGGACGGCGGCCCCGCCGTGCCCGTCGGCAGCCAGTGCTCCTGGTACCTGTCCGACTCGGGGAACGGCGACACGGTGCTGCGCTTGTGCTACAAGGACGGCAAGCTCGCCGAGAAGGCCGACTACCGCGTGAAGTAGGGCCTTCGGTCCCTGCCCGCCGGGTCCGCCCCGCCGGAGGGTGGAGGCATGCAGACCCACTCGGCCGGTTCCACCCCCGCCAGCCCCGTCCTGGCCGCGGTGGACGGCTCGGAACACAGCCTGAGGACCCTGGACTGGGCCCTCGACACCGCCCGCACGCGCGGAGCCGGCCTCCACGTGGCACACGTACGGCCGGAGGCCCTGCGCGTCCACGCCCCCGGGGAGGCCCTCGTACCGCCGCTCGACCGGGACACCGATCCGGTGCTGGAGGTGGTACGGGGACGGCTGGCCGGGCGGGAGGACCTGCCGTCCGTCACCTACGTCTCCCGCGACGGGAACCCCGCCGCGACCCTCACCGAACTCGCGGCGGGAGCGCAGCTCCTGGTCATGGGCTCGCGCGGACTCGGCGGCTTCGCCAGCCTGCTGCTCGGCTCCAACAGCCGGGTGTGCGCGGCCCGGTCGCCCTGCCCGGTCGTGGTCGTCCCGCACACCGCGCGGCTCGTCACGCGGGAGCCCGGAACGCGGGCCCCGGGCAGCGAACGCAGGGTCGTGCTGGGCCTGGCACCCGACGAGACCTCCGAGGACGTCGTCGACTTCGCCTTCGCGGAGGCCCGCCGCCGGGGCGCGGTGCTCCAGGTCGTCTCCACACACCTGGTGCCGCTGTCCTCGCTCACCCTGGTCGGCTCCCTCGTCGCGGAGCGCGGCGGCGGCCACCCGCCCGGCACGGCCGGCGGCGAGGCCACCGAAACGGCCCGGGAACTCGCCGAGAACCAGCGCACGCGCCTCCAGCCGTACCTGACCAGGCACTACCCCGACGTCACCGTCGAAGCCGTCGTCGCCCCCGGCGACCCGGCCGGCCGCCTGGTCACCGCCTCCCAGCGGGCCGACCTCATCGTGGTGGGCCGCCACCGCCGCCGCCTGCGGGCCGACTCCCTGCTGATGGGCTCGGTGTCCAACGCGGTACTGCTGCACGCACTGTGCCCGGTGGCGGTGGTTCCCGCACGCGGGTAGCACCCGGTGGCTTGCGGATGGTCTCCTTGTCCACCGGCCGCCGATGGAGATCGAGCCGGAGGTGACCTGGCCTCTGTGCGGTATGCGGGTAAGCGATGTGCTGCGCGCTGGATAAAGCGCATTAGTGCAAGTTTTGGTTAACCGGCGATAAGAAGTCAACCTCCAGCGGATGATCGCGTTCGTTATTGAATCGATATCGCGCCAAGAGAAATAAGGACTAAAGCGCATCAGTGCAGGTCGCGGTGGTGGCAGTGGAGTGACTTTCGGACTGTCTATCCTCTCGCTGTCGTAATTCGGGACGCACGGGTACCTGCCGCTCGGGATTTTGGTCATATTGACGGAACCTTGATTTCGGGTGAGTTTGGGCCCAGTGATCCGGCGACGAGGCCGGAACTCCCCCTGAAGGCGGCGACGATGACCCGTAGGAACGTGACCCGTTGTGCCATCACCACGCTCGTGGCCGGCACTTTCCTCGCGACCTCCGCGTGTGGCATGAGCGGTGGCGCCGGAGACGTGAAGGAGGGGGAGAAGACGGGCAAGGTGGCCGGTCGGATCACGTTCCGCACCCTCCAGTTGAAGCCCATGTTCACGTCGTACGTCCAGGGGGTCATCGACGCGTTCGAGAAGAAGTACCCGGACGCGGAGGTCGCATGGGAGGACGTGCCGGGCGACGGCTACAACGAGAAGATCGTCGCCGACGCCCAGGCCGGCGCCCTCCCCGACGTGGTCAACCTCTCCACCGACTCCTTCCAGCTCCTCGGCGACCGCGGCATGCTGGCCGACGTGGCGAAGCTCGACCCCGAGGTGGCCAAGGAGTACGTCCCCGGGGCCTGGGAGCAGTTCAAGCTGCCCGGCAGGGGCGACAGCGTGTTCGCGTACCCCTGGTACGTGACCCCGGAGATCCTCACGTACAACAAGGACCTCTTCGAGAAGGCCGGTCTCGACCCGGCCAAGCCGCCGACCAGCGTCGAGCAGTTCTTCGACTACGCCGAGCAGATCGCCGCCAAGTCCGGGGGCAAGTACTCCGCCTTCATGGCCGACCCCAAGGGCCGGTTGCCCGGGGACTGGCAGAAGATGGGCATCCCGATCCTGAACGAGAAGCAGGACCTGTTCACCTTCGACACCAACAAGGCCGTCGAGTGGGTCGAGCGGATGAAGGACCTGTACGCCAAGGGCGCCATGCCCAAGGAGTCCCTGCTCAAGCAGGACGACATCAATCAGCTCTACGGCGGTGGGAAGATCGTCTTCGGCCCCGGCTCCCCGGGCTTCGTCAAGGACATCAAGCAGAACGCCCCGCAGATCTACGCGAACACGCAGGTCGCGAACGCGGTCACCGGGCAGCTCGGCCACATCGGCATCTACGCCCAGTCGCTCGGCATCAAGAAGGACACCCGGCACATGGATGCGGCGACCGAGTTCGCCAAGTGGCTCACCAACGGGCCCAACCAGGTGGAGTTCTCGAAGCAGGCCACCATCTACCCGTCCAACGCCATCGGCCTCGCCGACCCCTTCTTCGCCGACAGGGGCGACGGCAAGGACGCGGAGACGCTGGCCCGCGCCGTCGGCGCCGAGCAGCTGAAGACCTCCGCACTCGACGCCAACACGCCCGTCCAGTGGACCAACCAGGTCGGCGACGTGGTCGTGCGCGAGATGCAGAAGGCCATCAAGGGCGAGCAGGACGCCAGGACGGCGGTGAAGAAGGCGCAGGAGGAGGCGAACAAGCTGCTCGCCAAGACGGCCCGGCAGTGACGGCGGCAGCGGAGAAGGGAGAGGGAGACGCCATGAGTCCCTCCTCAGGCCCCGAACTGCGGGAGCCGGCCGGCCCGCCGCGGGACGCGCCCGACCCCGCCGCCACCCTCGAAAAGGTGCGGGCCCGGTCCGAGCGGGCCGGGAAGGCGAAGCAGGCCCGGAAGGCGAAGCAGTCCAAGCAGTCCAAGCAGGCGAAGCGGGCGAAGAAGGCCATGGAGGCCGAGACCGGGCTGCGCCACCGCACGTGGTGGACCCCGTACCTCTTCCTCGCACCGGGCCTGATCATGGTGACGATGTTCAGCCTCTGGCCGTTCGTCAACACCGTGATCCTCTCCTTCACCGACGCGCAGATCCTGCGCGGCGGCGGGTTCGTCGGCTTCGACAACTACACCCGCGCCTTCGCCGATCCCGACTTCTGGGTCGCCACCGGCAACAGCGTGCTGTACCTCGTGGTCGTCGTCCCGTGCCTGGTCTTCCTGCCGCTGGCCCTAGCCGTCCTCGTCCAGACGAAGGTCCCGGGCATCGGCTTCTTCCGCTCGGCGTTCTACACCCCGGTCATCGCCTCGGCCGTGGTCGTCGGCCTCATCTGGCAGTGGGTGCTGCGCAGCGACGGCCTGGTCAACACGCTGTTCCAGAAGCTGAGCATCATCTCCGAGCCGATCCCGTTCCTGACCGACAGCACCATGCTGCTGGTCTCCGCGATGATCGTGACGGTGTGGAAGGGCCTCGGCTACTACATGGTCTTCTACCTCGCGGCCCTCGGAAACGTCTCCACCTCGCTCTACGAGGCCGCCGCGCTCGACGGCGCGGGTCCGGTCCGCCGCTTCTTCAGCATCACCGTCCCCCAGGTGAAGCCGATGATGCTGCTGGTCGGCACCCTCTCCGCGATCTCCGCGCTCCGCGTCTTCACCGAGATCTACATCCTCGGCGGCGAGAGCGGCGGTCCCGGCGGAGGCGCCCGTACCCTGCCCTTCCTCATCCGGCAGGTCGGCCTCGGCTTCTCCGGCGAGACCGGTTACGCGGCCGCCATCTCCATCCTGTTGTTCCTCCTGACGCTGGTCTTCAGCCTGCTGGGCCGCCGTCTCTCGAAGGGAGACGAAAGTTGAGTGCCCTCGCTTCCCGCGGCAACGAGGCGGGCAAGCGCGTCGGAGCCGACGCGCGGCGGTACTGGATCGGCCTCGCCGGCCGGTACGCCACGCTCCTCCTGATGCTCGTCATCATGCTCGGGCCGATCGTCTGGCAGTTCCTGACCTCGATCCGCGGCCGCACCGAGAACGTGTACGACGGGGTGCTGCCCTCGCAGCCCACCCTCGACAACTACTTCCGGGTCGCCGAGTCGTTCCCGCTGTTCCAGTACGTCGGCAACACCCTGACGGTGGCGCTCCTCGCCATCACCTCGAACATGCTCTTCGCGGCCATGGGCGGCTACGCCCTCTCCCGGGCCGCCTGGAAGGGCCGCAAGAGCGTCTTCACCGTGCTGGTGGCGACGCTGATGTTCCCCTTCGAGTCCGTGATGATCTCGATGTTCCTCACGGTCCGCGAGATGGGCCTGGTCGACACCCTCATCGGTGTCTGGCTGCCCGGCGCGGTCTCCGTCCTCAACATCATGATCATGCGATCGGCCTTCCTCTCCGTCCCCAAGGAGGTCGAGGAGGCCGCGGTCCTGGACGGCGCGAACGAGTGGACCCGCTTCACCCGGGTCTTCCTCCCCGCCGCCAAGGGAGCCCTGGCCGTCGTCTGCATCACCAGCTTCATGGGCGCCTGGGACGACTTCCTCTGGCCCTTGCTGGTGCTGACCAACAGTGACAACTACACCCTCCAGCTCGGTCTGAAGTCCCTGGCCGGCGCCACCACCGTCAGCGACCAGCGGATCATCGCCGCCGGGGCGATGGCCGCGCTGATCCCGATGATGCTGCTCTTCTTCGCCCTCCAGCGCTTCTTCTTCAAGGGCGTCGGCGAGGGAGCCGTCAAGACCTGACCTGACCTGACCTGACCGGGCCAGACCCGACCCACCGACCGCAGGATCGCAGTCCATCCCACTCTGGAGCAGCCGTCATGCACGACGACCGCAGCATCACCGAACACCGCCTCCGCCGTGTCCTCAAGGAGCGCATCAAGCCCGCCGTCCACTCCCGCCCGGTCCCGCTGACCGTCGAGCGCTGGGAGGCCCCCGGCGAGCCCGTCCCCGTGGCCGAGGGCCTCGCGGCCTCCTACGAGCCCTGCGCCATCGGCGAGATGTGGGGCCCGGCCTGGGGCACCACCTGGTTCAAGGTCACCGGCACCGTCCCCGCCGACTGGGCCGGCCGCACCGTCGAAGCCGTGCTCGACCTCGGCTTCGACCGGATGATGCCCGGCTTCCAGTGCGAGGGCCTGGTCCACCGCGCCGACGGCGGGGAGGTCAAGGCGCTCAACCCGTACAACGACTGGGTGCGCGTCGCCGACCGCGCGGCCGGCGGCGAGCGCATCGAGTGGTACGTCGAAGGCGCCTCCAATCCGATCCTCGTCGACCACGCGGTCACCTACGAGGGCGACAAGCGGACCAGCGGCGACCAGCCCCTCTACCGGCTCGCCCGGATGGACCTCGCCGTCTTCGAGACCGAGGTCTGGGAACTCGTACAGGACCTCGAAGTCCTCTACGAGCTGATGACGCAGCTCGACGAGCGCGATGCCCGGCGCTACGAGATCCTGCGCGCCATCGACTCCGCCCTCGACGCGGTGGACCTCTACGACGTCCCCGGCACCGCGGCCGACGCCCGCGCGCGCCTCGCCGCGGTCCTGGCCGCCCCCGCCAACTCCTCCGCGCACCGCATCAGCGCGGTCGGTCACGCCCACATCGACTCCGCGTGGCTGTGGCCGCTGCGCGAGACCGTGCGCAAGGTCTCGCGGACCACGTCCAACATGCTGGGCCTGATGGAGGAGCACCCCGAGTTCGTCTTCGCCATGTCCCAGGCGCAGCAGCTCGACTGGATCAAGACCTACCGGCCCGAGCTCTTCGAACGGGTCAAGAAGAAGATCGCCGACGGGCAGTTCGTGCCGGTCGGCGGCATGTGGGTCGAGTCCGACACCAACATGGTCGGCGGCGAGGCCATGGCCCGCCAGTTCCTGTACGGCAAGAAGTTCTTCATGGACGAGTTCGGCATCGAGACGAACAACGTCTGGCTGCCCGACTCCTTCGGCTACACCGCCGCCATGCCGCAGATCGTCAAGCTCTCCGGTTCGAAGTGGTTCCTGACGCAGAAGATCTCCTGGTCCCAGGTCAACAAGTTCCCCCACCACACCTTCTGGTGGGAGGGCATCGACGGCACCCGCGTCTTCACGCACTTCCCGCCCGTCGACACCTACAACTCCGACCTCGGCGGAGCCCAGCTGGCGCACGCCGCCCGCAACTACCGGGAGAAGGGCCGGGGTTCGCGCTCGCTGGCCCCCTTCGGCTGGGGGGACGGCGGCGGTGGACCGACCCGAGAGCAGCTCGGCCGCGCCAGGCGGCAGCGGGACCTCGAAGGCTCCCCGCGCGTGGAGATCGAGCGCCCCGACGCGTTCTTCGAAAAGGCGCACGCCGAGTACGAGGACGCGCCCGTCTGGGCCGGGGAGCTCTACCTGGAGCTGCACCGCGGCACCTACACCTCCCAGGCCAAGACCAAGCAGGGCAACCGGCACAGCGAATCACTGCTGCGCGAGGCGGAGTTGTGGGCGTCCACGGCCGCCGTGAAGGTCCCCGGGTACGCGTACCCGTACGAGGACCTGGAGCGGATCTGGAAGACCGTGCTGCTGCACCAGTTCCACGACATCCTCCCCGGCTCCTCGATCGCCTGGGTGCACCGCGAGGCCCGCGAGACGTACGCCAAGGTGCGGGAGGAACTGACGGCGATCACCGTGGCCGCGCAGACCGCCCTCGCGGGGGAAGGCGAGGAGGAGCTCGTCTTCAACTGCGCCCCGCACGCCCGGCGCGGGATCCCGGCCGGCGGGGCGGGCCTGCCGGCGGCGGCCGAGCAGGCCGTCACGGTGGAGGAGCGGCACGGCGGCGGCCACGTCCTCGCCAACGGGCGGCTCCTCGTGGAGATCGACGGCCGCGGGCTCATCGTGTCGGCGTACGACCTGGAGGCCGGGCGGGAATCGGTCGCACCGGGGGCCGCCGCGAACCTGCTCCAGATCCACCCCGACTTCCCGAACATGTGGGACGCGTGGGACATCGACGAGTTCTACCGCAACAAGGTCACCGACCTGGTGGACGTGGACGCGCTGGAGGTCGCCGAAGCCGGTCCGTCATCGGGCACCGTACGGGTGACCCGCTCGTTCGGCCTGTCCCGCGTCGTCCAGACGGTCACCCTCCGGGCCGGGGCCAAGACGGTGGACATCGTCACGGACGCGGACTGGCACGAGACGGAGAAGTTCCTCAAGGCTGCCTTCCCGCTGGACGTCAAAGCCGAACGCTCCGCCTCCGAAACACAGTTCGGGCACGTCTACCGGGCCACCCACACCAACACCTCGTGGGAGGCCGCCAAGTTCGAGATCTGCGCCCACCGCTGGATCCACGCGGAGGAGCCGGGCTGGGGAGTCGCGGTCCTCAACGACTCCACGTACGGCCACGACGTGACCCGCGACATGCGCCCCGACGGCGGCCAGACCACCACCGTCCGCCTCTCCCTCCTGCGGGCCCCGCGCTACCCCGACCCGGAGACCGACCAGGGCGCGCACACCCTGCGCTTCTCGCTCGCTCCGGGCGCGGCCGTCGGTGACGCGGTCCGCGAGGGCCACGCGCTGAACCTGCCGGAGCGCGTGCTCCGCGGCGCGGGCCCGGTCGCCCCGCTCGTCGCTGTCGACACGGACGCGGTCGTCGTCGAGTCGGTGAAACTCGCCGAGGACCGCGGCGGCGACGTGATCGTCCGCCTCTACGAATCCCGGGGCGGCCGCGCGCACGCCACCCTGGCGGCGGGCTTCCCGCTGTCGGCGGCGATCGAGAGCGACCTCCTGGAACGCCCCCTGGAGGGCACGGCCGTCTCCGCCCCCGCCCCGGACGGCACGGTCCCCCTCACCCTGCGCCCGTTCCAGATCGTCACGGTCCGCCTCCACCGGGCCTGACCCCCGGTCCCGCCCCGCGGTGTGCCCCGAAGACCGGGGCGCCCCGCGGGGCGGGCCCACCCGTGCCGTATGTTCTGCCTGCCCGCCCCCGTCGGCGGGCTTCCGCATGTCAACGCACCCGTGGGGGGTCCCTCGTCATGTCCGCCGGTTCCGGTTCCGCAAGACTGTCGCCGCTCGGCGCGCCTCCGGCGCGCTCGCTGCTCCGCTCGCCGAAGGGACTGGCCACGGCCCTGACCGTGCTGCTCGGTCTGTGCGGCCTGACCCGGCTGCTCGCGGCGGCGGCCGGGGTCAACCGGTACCGGACGCTGGACAGCTTCGGGCCGAGCACGGGACTGGGGCATCCCGGGACGCTGCTCACGATCTCGATGAGCCTGGTCATGATGGCCATGCTCCCCACGGCGGTGGTCTTCATCGTCTGGTTCCACCGGGTCCGGGTGAACGCCGGCGTGTACGCGCGGGGAGCCTTCGGCGGTGGCGCCGGCTGGGCGATCGGAGTCTGGTTCATCCCGGTCGTGGGCTGGACCGTCCTGCCCTGCCTGATGGCGATGAAGGTGTGGTCGACCAGTGCGTCGAGGCTGCCGGGCAAGGCCGCGCTGACCTCACCCGCCCCCGTCTTCGTCTGGGCCGGAACGTTCGGAGCGGCGATGCTGGCGTCCGGCGGCGCGGGCTGGTTCGCCGGCGAAGCCACGGGCGATGACGCCGCTGGGGACGCGATCCTGCTCGCCGCGGGCTCGGACCTGGTCTACGCCGTGGCGGCGGTGTCGGCCGTCCTCTTCGTGCGCCGCCTGTCGGCCCTGCAGTCGGCCGCCTGAAAGGCGCGCCGGCCGGGGGCGCGGCCCGGGATCACGCCGAGAGGAACGCGGCGACGGCCGCC is a window from the Streptomyces sp. NBC_01244 genome containing:
- a CDS encoding universal stress protein — encoded protein: MSQNTEPLIVVGVDGSNHSKQALRWAVAQAKGIGGRVHAVMSWEWNTNPFGVSPAEQTELVHAEDAARQKLADTVAEAVGTSPGVPVFRRVEQGSPAQVLVEASKEAALTVVGTRGYGGIKGALLGSVSQQVVQYAASTVVVVREDGSA
- a CDS encoding universal stress protein, translating into MQTHSAGSTPASPVLAAVDGSEHSLRTLDWALDTARTRGAGLHVAHVRPEALRVHAPGEALVPPLDRDTDPVLEVVRGRLAGREDLPSVTYVSRDGNPAATLTELAAGAQLLVMGSRGLGGFASLLLGSNSRVCAARSPCPVVVVPHTARLVTREPGTRAPGSERRVVLGLAPDETSEDVVDFAFAEARRRGAVLQVVSTHLVPLSSLTLVGSLVAERGGGHPPGTAGGEATETARELAENQRTRLQPYLTRHYPDVTVEAVVAPGDPAGRLVTASQRADLIVVGRHRRRLRADSLLMGSVSNAVLLHALCPVAVVPARG
- a CDS encoding ABC transporter substrate-binding protein; translation: MTRRNVTRCAITTLVAGTFLATSACGMSGGAGDVKEGEKTGKVAGRITFRTLQLKPMFTSYVQGVIDAFEKKYPDAEVAWEDVPGDGYNEKIVADAQAGALPDVVNLSTDSFQLLGDRGMLADVAKLDPEVAKEYVPGAWEQFKLPGRGDSVFAYPWYVTPEILTYNKDLFEKAGLDPAKPPTSVEQFFDYAEQIAAKSGGKYSAFMADPKGRLPGDWQKMGIPILNEKQDLFTFDTNKAVEWVERMKDLYAKGAMPKESLLKQDDINQLYGGGKIVFGPGSPGFVKDIKQNAPQIYANTQVANAVTGQLGHIGIYAQSLGIKKDTRHMDAATEFAKWLTNGPNQVEFSKQATIYPSNAIGLADPFFADRGDGKDAETLARAVGAEQLKTSALDANTPVQWTNQVGDVVVREMQKAIKGEQDARTAVKKAQEEANKLLAKTARQ
- a CDS encoding carbohydrate ABC transporter permease, whose amino-acid sequence is MEAETGLRHRTWWTPYLFLAPGLIMVTMFSLWPFVNTVILSFTDAQILRGGGFVGFDNYTRAFADPDFWVATGNSVLYLVVVVPCLVFLPLALAVLVQTKVPGIGFFRSAFYTPVIASAVVVGLIWQWVLRSDGLVNTLFQKLSIISEPIPFLTDSTMLLVSAMIVTVWKGLGYYMVFYLAALGNVSTSLYEAAALDGAGPVRRFFSITVPQVKPMMLLVGTLSAISALRVFTEIYILGGESGGPGGGARTLPFLIRQVGLGFSGETGYAAAISILLFLLTLVFSLLGRRLSKGDES
- a CDS encoding carbohydrate ABC transporter permease — protein: MSALASRGNEAGKRVGADARRYWIGLAGRYATLLLMLVIMLGPIVWQFLTSIRGRTENVYDGVLPSQPTLDNYFRVAESFPLFQYVGNTLTVALLAITSNMLFAAMGGYALSRAAWKGRKSVFTVLVATLMFPFESVMISMFLTVREMGLVDTLIGVWLPGAVSVLNIMIMRSAFLSVPKEVEEAAVLDGANEWTRFTRVFLPAAKGALAVVCITSFMGAWDDFLWPLLVLTNSDNYTLQLGLKSLAGATTVSDQRIIAAGAMAALIPMMLLFFALQRFFFKGVGEGAVKT
- a CDS encoding alpha-mannosidase; translation: MHDDRSITEHRLRRVLKERIKPAVHSRPVPLTVERWEAPGEPVPVAEGLAASYEPCAIGEMWGPAWGTTWFKVTGTVPADWAGRTVEAVLDLGFDRMMPGFQCEGLVHRADGGEVKALNPYNDWVRVADRAAGGERIEWYVEGASNPILVDHAVTYEGDKRTSGDQPLYRLARMDLAVFETEVWELVQDLEVLYELMTQLDERDARRYEILRAIDSALDAVDLYDVPGTAADARARLAAVLAAPANSSAHRISAVGHAHIDSAWLWPLRETVRKVSRTTSNMLGLMEEHPEFVFAMSQAQQLDWIKTYRPELFERVKKKIADGQFVPVGGMWVESDTNMVGGEAMARQFLYGKKFFMDEFGIETNNVWLPDSFGYTAAMPQIVKLSGSKWFLTQKISWSQVNKFPHHTFWWEGIDGTRVFTHFPPVDTYNSDLGGAQLAHAARNYREKGRGSRSLAPFGWGDGGGGPTREQLGRARRQRDLEGSPRVEIERPDAFFEKAHAEYEDAPVWAGELYLELHRGTYTSQAKTKQGNRHSESLLREAELWASTAAVKVPGYAYPYEDLERIWKTVLLHQFHDILPGSSIAWVHREARETYAKVREELTAITVAAQTALAGEGEEELVFNCAPHARRGIPAGGAGLPAAAEQAVTVEERHGGGHVLANGRLLVEIDGRGLIVSAYDLEAGRESVAPGAAANLLQIHPDFPNMWDAWDIDEFYRNKVTDLVDVDALEVAEAGPSSGTVRVTRSFGLSRVVQTVTLRAGAKTVDIVTDADWHETEKFLKAAFPLDVKAERSASETQFGHVYRATHTNTSWEAAKFEICAHRWIHAEEPGWGVAVLNDSTYGHDVTRDMRPDGGQTTTVRLSLLRAPRYPDPETDQGAHTLRFSLAPGAAVGDAVREGHALNLPERVLRGAGPVAPLVAVDTDAVVVESVKLAEDRGGDVIVRLYESRGGRAHATLAAGFPLSAAIESDLLERPLEGTAVSAPAPDGTVPLTLRPFQIVTVRLHRA
- a CDS encoding DUF4328 domain-containing protein, which translates into the protein MSAGSGSARLSPLGAPPARSLLRSPKGLATALTVLLGLCGLTRLLAAAAGVNRYRTLDSFGPSTGLGHPGTLLTISMSLVMMAMLPTAVVFIVWFHRVRVNAGVYARGAFGGGAGWAIGVWFIPVVGWTVLPCLMAMKVWSTSASRLPGKAALTSPAPVFVWAGTFGAAMLASGGAGWFAGEATGDDAAGDAILLAAGSDLVYAVAAVSAVLFVRRLSALQSAA